One region of Macadamia integrifolia cultivar HAES 741 chromosome 11, SCU_Mint_v3, whole genome shotgun sequence genomic DNA includes:
- the LOC122094154 gene encoding protein SCAI-like, which translates to MNSPENTGGSSHDVESDAYPTSLSFPLDNATSSVHNKGNRENRNSGFLWLGSRGNEGLNCLYPSDLIPFTRRPLFVIIDSDSSQAFKAIHGAEKGEPVALLLSPSSPYSAVDSSRHPSGSQFSLFLNAPLQAFCHLLGLSGSNIDMDKYNKAEQLLSLSLNDWGSRLAASDKLDPAWGQVFYDPFLRRLILRFIFCRAVIACYAPTFINKDFLPDCLPHLPESVSPLATASQIVVFQIAQVFDVANHFIFSDDIRLPENSHAIGKSTTMRVLDNDEADLGAEMSFAFRKL; encoded by the exons ATGAACTCTCCTGAAAACACTGGGGGGAGCTCTCATGATGTGGAATCTGATGCATACCCTACTTCATTGAGCTTTCCTCTTGATAACGCAACTTCTTCTGTCCACAACAAGGGAAATCGGGAGAACAGAAATTCAGGGTTCTTATGGCTGGGTTCTCGTGGAAACGAAG GATTAAATTGTCTTTACCCTTCTGACTTAATCCCGTTCACAAGGCGGCCTCTTTTTGTGATAATTGACAGTGATAGCAGTCAAGCATTCAAG GCTATACATGGCGCTGAAAAAGGAGAGCCAGTTGCTTTGCTGCTTTCTCCAAGCTCTCCATATAGTGCTGTTGATTCTTCTCGTCACCCAAGTGGAAGTCAATTCTCCCTGTTCCTCAATGCTCCTCTGCAAGCTTTCTGTCACTTGCTTGGCCTTTCAGGATCGAATATCGACATG gacaaatataacaAGGCTGAGCAGTTGCTTTCCCTATCATTAAATGATTGGGGATCAAGATTGGCAGCGTCAGACAAACTTGATCCAGCTTGGGGTCAAGTCTTTTATGATCCATTCCTAAGGAGGCTTATTCTGAG GTTTATATTCTGCCGCGCTGTGATTGCATGTTATGCTCCAACCTTCATAAACAAGGATTTCCTCCCCGACTGCTTGCCTCACCTCCCTGAGTCCGTCTCACCATTGGCGACTGCCTCCCAAATTGTAGTTTTTCAAATTGCCCAAGTTTTTGATGTAGCCAACCACTTTATTTTCTCTGATGATATCCGTCTGCCTGAGAATAGTCATGCCATCGGAAAATCAACAACTATGAGAGTTCTGGACAACGACGAAGCGGATCTTGGTGCTGAAATGAGCTTTGCTTTTAGAAAGCTGTAA